The Toxoplasma gondii ME49 chromosome III, whole genome shotgun sequence genome includes a window with the following:
- a CDS encoding small nuclear ribonucleoprotein E, putative (encoded by transcript TGME49_275750) produces MSGGVMSNKKLQKIMTQPINLIFRFFTQRMRVQIWLYEQPDMRIEGRIMGFDEYMNMVLDDAEEVYLKKRTRIPVGRILLKGENVTLIMAT; encoded by the exons ATGTCGGGCGGCGTCATGTCCAACAAGAAACTCCAAAAAATTATGACCCAGCCGATT aaccTGATTTTCAGGTTTTTCACGCAACGCATGCGGGTCCAAATTTGGCTGTACGAACAGCCGGACATGAGAATTGAAGGGCGCATCATG ggCTTCGACGAATATATGAACATGGTTCtggacgacgcagaggaagtttacttgaagaagagaactcgCATTCCTGTCGGCCGCATTCTGCTAAAGGGCGAGAACGTGACTCTGATCATGGCGACCTAA
- a CDS encoding hypothetical protein (encoded by transcript TGME49_275755), with protein sequence MRQRREAGARKRGVDGSEEREDSGKRAQAVGQRHRSESDAAQAHPQTSEPKNICMLRGARQERDAGDYLHFESAEAAQGMREGCMGF encoded by the exons ATGAGgcagcgcagagaagcgggT GCAAGGAAAAGAGGCGTAGATGGatcagaagagagagaagactctGGAAAACGAGCGCAAGCGGtaggacagagacacagaagcgagagcgacgccgcACAAGCACACCCACAGACGAGCGAACC CAAGAATATCTGCATGCTGAGGGGTGCTCGGCAGGAAAGAGATGCAGGTGATTATTTGCATTTTGAGAGTGCGGAGGCAGCGCAAGGCATGCGCGAAGGTTGCATGGGTTTTTAA